TCCTTCTTAACAACCCCAACAAAAATACCTTTTTATGTTGTTCAAAAACCAAGTGTTTACCCATGTCTCCAAACGTCCCTTTAACTAAAGGAGGTTGTCACTACCAAACATATTTACATTCAATCTTACACGTTTGTGTCTTACATGACACAAAATTCGTTCTAGaattctaactctcattgagagtATATTACAATTCAAAATCCTATATAATATCAATTCTAGTATCACATAGTAATGTGAACTAATATCTTTAGACCAAAACTTCATTAGAGCTTTGATCAACATAACTCTCTTCTAAGCTATAACTGACTCTTTCATTTGTGAACATATTATAAACTTTCTTCATAGTTGACAATATGTTTTATGCGCTTCACGCGTAAACATTTATCACTAAATCACAATTTCTTATGTTACTTATGTCAATAGCATAGATTCTTACTAAGTCTTAAACAATTTGCACACTTAAAGTAGTCAACTAGTGGATAATTGTTATTTTgctttgttataattaaaatatcaatattaggTATTTGTATTTGAACCAAGCTTGGTTCTTATATAAACAATatcgttgttgttgttgatggataattatgttatatttgTATGCAGGTATAACTAGGGCATTGGGTGGGGGGTTGTAATCGTGATAAAATTAAGAGTACTTGAAGGGATTATTTGCAGTAACAACTTTACATAAAAGTAAGTAAGTACTGCTGAGACAATCTACAAAATTCTTGTTAACTATAACTAGACACTTTAGTTTGTTCGGGCAAGATGATGTCTTCTTACTTGTCACAACCTGAATTAGTTAGATCTGTGTGTTCTAATTAAACGTTGATAGGAGTGCATGACATTCTATATGTTTCATGCATGCGTATTTCATACATTGCATGACCCACCATTGAtgaatgattataattaaatggATAATTTAATCAAGTTGATGATATGATGACAAATAATTAATGATGATTATGTGACTAAGTGTTTATTtgttatatgatgataaatgATTAAAGGCAATGATGTAATCATTGTTATGTGATGTATGACAATATGTATGTTGCCCgaacttttattataattgttctaCTTGCATTATGTGTTTTGATTGAGATTCTCTATTGCACAACAATCCAAATATACTAAGATAACGAAATCTAGTTGCAGTTCTCAAGATCTAACGTTATGAGTTCGAGGATTCGAAGTCATTGACTATAGTTTACATTAGGCTATGACCATGTGATTTTGGGGATCAAAATTATTTgagttaaatatgtttattccctacaaaatttcaacatttttatttgtccctacaacataaaaatacaagttttagTCCCAACAAAACTATCACACATGCAATTTTAGTCTCAACAAAATTATCATGCATGCAGTTTTAGTCTCCGCTGTTAAgtgaacatatatttttgaataaattttcttCAACCATATTTATCTCAATATAAAAAGTTcatctataaaaatatttttgttacttttatcttgagttttttatattaaaaaaatttatatttaatgcatccgtatttaaaaaattctaaactaAAATCGTTTGTTGGACAATTTTACCGGTATTAACatttgcatttttattttacatagactaaaatttaaatattgaaattttgtaattattatatatatatatatatatatatatatatatatatataacccaaattattttgtaaaagttGAAGTATTAATTTTCCTCTACATTACATAATATCTTTTGCAACAGTAATTTATTGaagtattttttaaagtttttatttccgGAAATTTTTTGGGACTTattaaataaactcattattagGGCAAAGTAGATGCCTTTACTTCAAAACAGCCAAATCAACGTGACATCTTTCTTCTCCCTCTTCTCTTTGTTCATCCTTTGAAACTCGACACAATCTATTCTTGTGTGCTATGTTACCTTGCACTTTACGTATAACATCTTCATACATTTTGAGACCACTCCAATTCCTTCGCCTGCTTCCATCATCAGCAAAAACATATTCTCTAAAGGAACAATATAACTTTATAGGGCCCCACCATCTTTTACGTTGAAAGTGCATCAAAAACGTCGATTAGTTAGGTGCTTTTACTTAATTAACCCATGCATCCACTAATACATGCACTGATATTGGTCAATTTTTTAATGATCCCTAAACCAAACATCCAAAATCTAGAGATTTTCCTTTGGCCAAGAGCATATAGCACTTGCTTAGTTGCTTTTAAACTTCTTGTACAAAGAAAAGGCTTTCTCATTATTGTTACAACCATAAAACTAGAAAGCTATAAAATTTTATAcgattatttgttttataaaattaattatttaatgagtAAGAAGGAATagaatcataaataaaataattaaaaagaaaagtaaaactgaaaaaagaaattacttcaaaactttatatatttttaaaaagaacttATTTAAATAGAAAGTAAAATTAGAAGGAAACAACGTTATCAAACTTACACAAAAATTCCACGAAAAGTGGTTACCACACCAAGCTTAACTGGCTTCACAAGTTATCTCTACTTTGAAGCACTTGCACAACAACTCGGGTGTCACCTCACATCACAACCcccagaaaaataaaataaaaacaccaTTTCAAAGTTCCACCTGTCACCATTGATAACATTTATTTGTAAATGTAATAACGACAATTAATCCAATAATGCGAAACATTAATACAATAATGTGAAACATTACCTAATAAGATCATTTCCCAACACCAAACCCCgtataaagaaaacaaaataacaaaaatttaaaaataataataaggtaTCAGATAACAAATCGATGATTCCACTACACCAAACTACTACTAGTTGCAGTTGCATTCAAGCATAAGGAACCGACACACCCAACACAATCAACTTACATACCTGTCGGTAACCACAACCTTACACAAAACAACTTACACTGTTTGTGTGTATGTGTGTGGTTTCTTTTTTGGTTCAAGCTGGCACAgaaattagaaaattaaaaaacaaacaacacTAAGAGAAACTAACATTCATTCAACTCAACTCAAGTCAATTTAGTTCAAGTACCAAAATACACACACTCACACACACAAGaattaacacttttttttttcttttctcaatGTTGGTCCAAGAGCGTTCTTCAGCTCAAAAACCTTCAAATCAAAATCCAAATCCAAAACCAAAGATCTATTTGCGAGACACTCATCTTCCTACAAACCGTATCGTCGAGACTAACAACCTCGACTTCTCCGTATGGGTATCCGACAACCTCTACAAGATCGTTTCAGTTTCACTTCTCGTAGTAACTGTCGCGGCACTCTTCTTCCTCCGTAACGTCGGTGATACCGCAGCGTTACTCTGTTTCGAGAATAAAGCGCGTGATCTTGAGAAGATCGAGTACCCGCGCGTGGATTGGAACAAAATCACTCCAATCGCCGACAAGACTTCGAGGTACGCGAGTTTTAGGTCTGAGAAATGGATCGTTGTTTCGGTTTCTGGTTACCCTAGCGATTCGTTGAAGAAGCTTGTGAAGGTGAAAGGTTGGCAGGTTGTTGCGATCGGAGATTCGAGAACGCCGTCGGATTGGAATTTGAAAGGTGCGATCTTTTTGTCTTTGGAGGAACAAGctaatttagggtttagggttgtTGATTACTTGCCTTATGATTCTTATGTTAGGAAAAATGTTGGGTATTTGTTTGCAATTCAACATGGTGCTAAGAAGATTTTTGATGCTGATGATAGAGGGGAAGTAATTGATGGGGATTTGGGTAAACATTTTGATGTTGAATTGGTTGGTGAGAGTGCTAGGCAAGAGGTTTTGTTGCAGTATAGTCATGATAACCCTAATAGAAGTGTTGTGAATCCTTATGTTCATTTCGGACAGCGTTCGGTTTGGCCGAGAGGTTTGCCGTTGGAGAATGTAGGTGAAATTGGGCATGAAGAGTTTTACACTCAGGTGTTTGGTGGGAAACAGTTTATTCAGCAGGGTATATCTAATGGTCTTCCAGATGTTGATTCTGTGTTTTATTTTACGCGGAAATCGGGTTTGGAACCATTTGACATTAGATTTGATGAGCATGCGCCAAAGGTTGCGTTGCCGCAGGGTGTGATGATGCCGgttaattcttttaatacaaTGTACCATTCTCCTGCGTTTTGGGCTTTGATGCTTCCGGCGTCGGTTAGTAGGATGTCATCTGATGTTTTGAGAGGTTATTGGGGACAGAGGCTTCTTTGGGAAGTTGGTGGTTATGTTGTGGTTTATCCGCCTACTGTTCATAGGTATGACAGGGTTGAGGCTTATCCGTTTTCAGAGGAGAAAGATCTTCATGTGAATGTCGGTCGTTTAATCAAGTATTTGGTTTTGTGGAGATCGAATAAGCATAGGTTGTTTGAGAAGATCTTGGATTTGAGCTATGCAATGGCAGAGGAGGGTTTTTGGACTGACAAGGATGTGAAACTTACTGCTGCTTGGCTGCAGGATTTATTAGCTGTTGGTTATCAGCAGCCGAGGTTAATGTCTTTGGAACTCGGTCGTCCGAGAGCAAATATTGGTCACGGAGACCAGAGGGAGTTCATCCCGCAAAAGTTGCCGTCTGTTCATCTTGGAGTTGAAGAAACGGGAACTGTGAATTACGAAATTGGTAATTTAATCCGATGGAGGAAAACTTTTGGGAATATTGTGCTCATCATGCATTGCAGTGGGCCGGTCGAACGTACGGCCCTTGAATGGAGGTTGCTATACGGGAGAATATTCAGAACCGTTGTTATTTTGTCGGAAAAGAAGGACGTAGATCTTGTTGTACAGGAAACCCATTTGGACCAAGCATACAAGTATGTCTGCTATTATTTTGCTTAAAAGTGAATCGTATGAGTTACTCTTATTCTATGATTAATGTGTATTAGTGATGGTTTTCATTCATTCTGTCCACATTAACCTAAAACTTAACCCTGGCATTTCACAATTACATGTGAtggttttatttcttttttagtaaaaagaggaaaaaattgaACTTGATATCAAAAGTTTTATGGACAATAAAAGAATTAAGtttgaagaataaaataaacataatatgtCAAGTGAAGTAACTGTTTTGTGCTGTTAGCTGTCTTATTATGCAATATTCAGATAGTTTGCTTATGTGTTGGGCTGCTGTAAAATGTGAATTGTGCTTAGACAACAGAAAGGATACAACTCATATTACTTTAAGCATGCAAACATTAGTATATGAAAATGAGATGTCATGTATTAAAAATGTTACCTATTTTTACTGTGAAGCATTTATTTCTATTTCCATTAACTTTTTCGttaatcataaaaggatttGGAAAACAGATTGATTACTatgttaaatatgaaaatagatTTTAGATAGATACAGAAATAAAGCAGAAAAGGGGATTGTAGAAGGAAGGAAATAAGGCTTTATCGAAGTAGTACTTGTGAATTGTGATGCTCTTCCTTGATATGACAGACTTTGAAATTGCACCAACTTGACAAGTAGTCTTTGAACTAGAGCTGTATTTTAAACTTCTGATTGCCATATTATTTTTTCCTACttgatatgattttaaatttttttcctactagatataattttaaatttttttcatttcctGTTTTCAGGTACATGccaaaaatatttgatcaatttAGCAGTGCAGAAGGATTTTTATTCCTGCAGGACAATACAATTCTTAACTATTGGAACATACTGCAAGCTGATAAAACCAAACTGTGGATCACTAATAAGGTGATATTCCATCTGTTATTGTGTGTTTTTGTTCACTCAAATTATGGACACTTAGGTCCTGTTTGGTTTTAAAAGACTTTTTTTCACTTcctgttttaattataattacaaaattacTCTCTTACTTTCAGTTTGTTTCTAGTGAAAGCaatgtgaaaacagaaaattttCTCCAACACAAAATCCTCAACGACACTGTTAATAAAAAAGGCTTCTTGGCCTCTCCAATACAGAATCCTCGTCCAGTCATATGTTATGTAAATAAAAGAGTTTGGCCTCTCAAGTTGTTGATAtcatgttcaattttttttttaggtaCCCGAGTCTTGGTCTTCTGTTTTAACCGGGGACAACGCAGACTGGTTATCTCAACAAGCAAACATGGTACAGAAAGTTGTTAGCATGATGCCAGCTCACTTTCAAGTCAATTACAAAGAAACAAGTAACAACGACAAGAACCTCTTGTTATGCAGTTCTGAGATATTCTACGTACCTCAGCGCTTCGTCAGTGATTTTGTTGAGCTTGTTAACTTAGTAGACAATCTAGAGATCCATCAGAAGGTTGCAATTCCTATGTTCTTTGTCTCCATGGATTCTCCACAGAATTTTGATCCTATTCTTGATACAACAATCTACAAGAAAAAACCTCCAACCACTAATTCCTCGACTCTTTATTCAGCTAAAGTTCCTGCTGTTCATCCATGGAGTGTATCAACTGAGCAAGAATTTATAAAGCTTATCAGAGTAATGGCTGAAGGGGATCCACTCCTTATGGAATTGGTTTAAAAGGTAGAATTGTTTCTTGATACTAGCTGAGAGGAGAGAGGACCAAGAAACATGTATAACATTTGGATAATACTTAAGCGGTCTCTTCTCAATCAAAAATTAGT
The genomic region above belongs to Cicer arietinum cultivar CDC Frontier isolate Library 1 chromosome 4, Cicar.CDCFrontier_v2.0, whole genome shotgun sequence and contains:
- the LOC101510562 gene encoding probable glycosyltransferase STELLO2; the encoded protein is MLVQERSSAQKPSNQNPNPKPKIYLRDTHLPTNRIVETNNLDFSVWVSDNLYKIVSVSLLVVTVAALFFLRNVGDTAALLCFENKARDLEKIEYPRVDWNKITPIADKTSRYASFRSEKWIVVSVSGYPSDSLKKLVKVKGWQVVAIGDSRTPSDWNLKGAIFLSLEEQANLGFRVVDYLPYDSYVRKNVGYLFAIQHGAKKIFDADDRGEVIDGDLGKHFDVELVGESARQEVLLQYSHDNPNRSVVNPYVHFGQRSVWPRGLPLENVGEIGHEEFYTQVFGGKQFIQQGISNGLPDVDSVFYFTRKSGLEPFDIRFDEHAPKVALPQGVMMPVNSFNTMYHSPAFWALMLPASVSRMSSDVLRGYWGQRLLWEVGGYVVVYPPTVHRYDRVEAYPFSEEKDLHVNVGRLIKYLVLWRSNKHRLFEKILDLSYAMAEEGFWTDKDVKLTAAWLQDLLAVGYQQPRLMSLELGRPRANIGHGDQREFIPQKLPSVHLGVEETGTVNYEIGNLIRWRKTFGNIVLIMHCSGPVERTALEWRLLYGRIFRTVVILSEKKDVDLVVQETHLDQAYKYMPKIFDQFSSAEGFLFLQDNTILNYWNILQADKTKLWITNKVPESWSSVLTGDNADWLSQQANMVQKVVSMMPAHFQVNYKETSNNDKNLLLCSSEIFYVPQRFVSDFVELVNLVDNLEIHQKVAIPMFFVSMDSPQNFDPILDTTIYKKKPPTTNSSTLYSAKVPAVHPWSVSTEQEFIKLIRVMAEGDPLLMELV